A genomic segment from Pseudoduganella chitinolytica encodes:
- the carA gene encoding glutamine-hydrolyzing carbamoyl-phosphate synthase small subunit, translated as MPPFFSGPAVPAILALADGTIFKGISIGATGHTTGEVVFNTSITGYQEILTDPSYSRQIVTLTYPHIGNYGINAEDVEATKVHAAGLIIRDLPLLASNFRSTQSLADYLKAENVVAIAGIDTRKLTRLLREKGAQAGAILTGTLGNEPSVQQAVELARSFPGLAGMDLAKVVTTKAPYEFTETEWQLGEGYGKVENPRFHVVAFDYGVKRNILRMLASRGCKVTVLPAQSTAADALALNPDGIFLANGPGDPEPCDYAIKATRELMDKKIPTFGICLGHQIMALASGAKTLKMKFGHHGANHPVQDLDSKQVLITSQNHGFAVDAATLPENCRVTHVSLFDGSLQGFARTDTPAFCFQGHPEASPGPTDVSYLFDRFISMMEAAEKK; from the coding sequence TTGCCGCCGTTTTTTTCAGGCCCAGCCGTTCCAGCCATCCTGGCTCTTGCCGACGGAACCATCTTCAAAGGTATTTCGATCGGTGCCACCGGTCACACGACGGGCGAAGTCGTGTTCAATACCTCGATCACCGGTTACCAGGAAATCCTGACCGATCCCAGCTATTCCCGCCAGATCGTCACCCTGACCTATCCGCACATCGGCAACTACGGCATCAATGCCGAAGACGTCGAAGCCACCAAAGTCCACGCCGCCGGCCTCATCATCCGTGACCTGCCGCTGCTGGCATCGAATTTCCGCTCTACCCAGTCGCTGGCCGACTACCTGAAAGCCGAGAACGTCGTGGCGATCGCCGGCATCGATACCCGCAAGCTGACGCGCCTGCTGCGCGAAAAAGGCGCGCAGGCCGGTGCCATCCTGACCGGTACGCTGGGCAACGAGCCGTCCGTGCAGCAGGCCGTCGAGCTGGCCCGTTCGTTCCCCGGCCTGGCCGGCATGGACCTGGCCAAGGTCGTGACGACCAAGGCGCCGTACGAATTCACGGAAACCGAATGGCAACTGGGCGAGGGCTACGGCAAGGTCGAGAACCCGCGTTTCCACGTCGTCGCATTCGACTACGGCGTCAAGCGCAACATCCTGCGCATGCTGGCCTCGCGCGGCTGCAAGGTGACGGTGCTGCCGGCCCAGTCGACGGCTGCCGATGCGCTGGCGCTGAACCCGGACGGCATCTTCCTGGCCAACGGTCCCGGCGACCCGGAACCGTGCGACTACGCGATCAAGGCGACGCGCGAGCTGATGGACAAGAAGATCCCGACCTTCGGCATCTGCCTGGGCCACCAGATCATGGCGCTGGCGTCCGGCGCGAAGACCCTGAAGATGAAGTTCGGCCACCATGGCGCCAACCACCCGGTGCAGGACCTCGATTCGAAGCAGGTCCTGATCACGTCGCAGAACCACGGCTTCGCCGTCGACGCGGCGACCCTGCCGGAGAATTGCCGCGTGACGCACGTGTCGCTGTTCGACGGTTCGCTGCAGGGCTTCGCCCGCACCGACACGCCGGCGTTCTGCTTCCAGGGCCACCCGGAAGCGTCGCCCGGCCCGACCGACGTCTCGTACCTGTTTGACCGCTTCATCTCGATGATG